In one Salipiger abyssi genomic region, the following are encoded:
- a CDS encoding Crp/Fnr family transcriptional regulator, protein MKNSVAYPHLMDSGLLSGLPESDKAAFLDSCTRRFCGERTTLLTQSEPTQGCYLIARGRIEVSYIDDSGNLSIVHIAGPGEVLGEVEVLSETSCAASCISMPDTTVLYCPAALLFEYATKPELIRNIAAILHARLLRDNHQRSIEQFYTVDERLFQYLRQFSTPDDPEIQISQAHLAALMGCSRQKVNRMLKALRDEGTINLSRGKIIICDRGRIDAGADQQCS, encoded by the coding sequence ATGAAAAACAGCGTCGCCTATCCGCATCTTATGGACTCCGGCCTCCTGAGCGGCCTGCCCGAGTCCGACAAGGCAGCATTTCTAGATAGCTGTACCAGACGCTTTTGCGGAGAACGGACAACGCTGCTGACGCAAAGCGAGCCCACCCAGGGCTGCTACCTCATTGCGCGGGGCCGGATCGAGGTCAGCTATATCGACGATTCCGGCAATCTCAGCATCGTGCATATCGCCGGACCGGGCGAGGTGCTGGGTGAGGTCGAGGTGCTCTCCGAAACGTCCTGCGCGGCAAGCTGCATCTCGATGCCCGACACGACGGTGCTCTATTGCCCGGCGGCGCTGCTCTTCGAATATGCCACCAAGCCCGAGCTTATCCGCAATATCGCGGCGATCCTGCATGCCCGCCTGCTGCGCGATAATCATCAGCGCTCCATCGAACAGTTCTATACGGTCGATGAGCGCCTGTTTCAGTATCTGCGCCAGTTCAGTACGCCGGACGATCCCGAGATCCAGATCAGCCAGGCGCATCTTGCGGCGCTCATGGGCTGTTCGCGCCAGAAGGTGAATCGCATGCTCAAGGCGCTGCGCGACGAGGGCACGATCAACCTCAGCCGCGGCAAAATCATCATCTGCGATCGCGGCCGGATAGATGCCGGCGCCGATCAGCAATGCAGCTGA
- a CDS encoding LysR family transcriptional regulator — MDRLTEMEAFATVVDQGGFTDAAKKMGISKSAVSKHVSSLEARLGARLLNRTTRRVSPTEIGLAYYDRARRVLNDAGEADALVTSMQSAPSGLLRISVATDFGVNHLSPVLGDFLAEFPDITVNMVLNNRYVELISEGFDMAVRIGELEDSTLRARKLTDTTKRMIAAPSYFQKFGRPTRIDDLNEHKLLHYSNQSSGNVWKVTAPSGEKRQVRTAGWLSVNDGQSLLNACIAGLGIAYLPSYLYADAMKEGLVEDAIPDLPVETQGIYAVYPPGRFTQPKVRAFIDFLVHAFAERGPQDW, encoded by the coding sequence ATGGATCGTCTGACCGAAATGGAGGCCTTTGCCACGGTCGTGGACCAGGGTGGGTTCACCGATGCGGCAAAGAAGATGGGCATCTCGAAATCGGCCGTGTCCAAGCACGTATCGTCGCTGGAGGCCCGTCTCGGTGCCCGGCTGCTCAACCGCACCACTCGCCGTGTCTCGCCCACCGAGATCGGTCTGGCCTATTACGACCGCGCCCGCCGCGTGCTCAACGATGCCGGCGAGGCCGATGCGCTGGTCACCTCGATGCAATCCGCCCCCTCGGGCCTGCTGCGCATCTCGGTCGCCACCGATTTCGGCGTGAATCACCTGTCGCCGGTGCTGGGCGATTTCCTCGCGGAATTCCCCGACATCACCGTGAACATGGTGCTGAACAACCGCTATGTGGAGCTGATCTCCGAAGGGTTCGACATGGCCGTGCGCATCGGTGAGCTGGAAGACAGCACCCTGCGCGCCCGCAAGCTGACCGACACCACCAAGCGGATGATCGCTGCGCCCTCCTATTTCCAGAAATTCGGGCGCCCGACGCGGATCGACGACCTCAACGAGCACAAGCTGCTGCACTATTCCAACCAGTCGAGCGGCAATGTCTGGAAGGTCACCGCGCCCTCGGGCGAAAAGCGCCAGGTGCGCACCGCCGGCTGGCTCTCGGTCAATGACGGGCAGTCGCTGCTCAACGCCTGTATCGCCGGGCTCGGCATCGCCTATCTGCCCTCCTATCTCTATGCGGATGCCATGAAAGAGGGTCTGGTCGAGGATGCGATCCCCGATCTGCCGGTCGAAACGCAGGGCATCTACGCGGTCTATCCGCCGGGCCGCTTCACCCAGCCCAAGGTCCGCGCCTTCATCGATTTCCTGGTCCATGCCTTCGCCGAGCGCGGCCCGCAGGACTGGTAA
- a CDS encoding ion transporter gives MRQQLAVFLERPVTRYTIMGVILFNAIILGLETSQGAMDAVGWLIVTLDGICLAIFVAELVAKLYARGLAFFRSGWNIFDFFVVGIALVPAGQGLAVLRALRILRLLRVVSVAPTLRRVVEGFVSALPGMGSVFLLMGVIFYIASVIATKLFGASFPEWFGTLGISAYTLFQIMTLESWSMGIVRPVMEVYPEAWMFFVPFILITTFAVVNLVVGLIVNSMQEAHAVEEVAATENYRDEVITRLRAIEARLDERG, from the coding sequence ATGCGCCAACAGCTTGCCGTGTTTCTGGAGCGCCCCGTGACGCGCTATACGATCATGGGGGTGATCCTGTTCAATGCGATCATTCTGGGGCTCGAAACCTCTCAGGGCGCCATGGACGCCGTCGGCTGGCTGATCGTGACGCTGGACGGCATCTGTCTCGCCATCTTCGTGGCCGAGCTGGTGGCCAAGCTCTATGCGCGTGGTCTGGCCTTCTTCCGCTCCGGCTGGAACATCTTCGATTTCTTCGTGGTCGGCATCGCGCTGGTGCCGGCGGGGCAGGGGCTCGCGGTGCTGCGGGCGCTGCGCATCCTGCGTCTGCTGCGCGTGGTCTCGGTCGCGCCGACCCTGCGCCGGGTGGTCGAGGGCTTCGTCTCGGCGCTGCCCGGCATGGGCTCGGTCTTCCTGCTGATGGGGGTGATCTTCTACATCGCCTCGGTCATCGCGACCAAGCTCTTCGGCGCCAGCTTTCCCGAATGGTTCGGCACGCTTGGCATCTCGGCCTATACGCTGTTCCAGATCATGACGCTGGAAAGCTGGTCGATGGGCATCGTGCGCCCGGTGATGGAGGTCTATCCCGAGGCCTGGATGTTCTTCGTGCCCTTCATCCTCATCACCACCTTCGCGGTGGTGAACCTCGTGGTGGGCCTCATCGTGAACTCCATGCAGGAGGCGCATGCGGTCGAGGAGGTCGCCGCCACCGAAAACTATCGCGACGAGGTGATCACCCGCCTGCGCGCCATCGAGGCGCGGCTTGACGAGCGCGGCTGA
- a CDS encoding cupin domain-containing protein, giving the protein MPKFTPETARTEQNTDGPCGAYEALLFSDSGGLTQFGAFVEILPPGSCSSIRHWHATEDEMIYVLAGEVTVHEGAARYTLSPGEAATFPAGVAEGHYLENAGGAPVRYLVIGTRGMADVVTYPDHDRIVRLTRDPETQDIVSREITTFDGTPAGSPYDPE; this is encoded by the coding sequence ATGCCGAAGTTCACCCCCGAGACGGCCCGCACCGAGCAGAACACGGATGGCCCCTGCGGTGCCTACGAGGCGCTGCTCTTCAGCGACAGCGGCGGGCTCACCCAGTTCGGCGCCTTTGTCGAGATCCTGCCGCCGGGGTCGTGCTCCTCGATCCGGCACTGGCACGCGACCGAGGACGAGATGATCTATGTGCTCGCGGGCGAGGTGACGGTCCATGAAGGCGCGGCGCGCTACACGCTCTCTCCGGGCGAGGCCGCGACGTTTCCGGCCGGGGTGGCCGAAGGGCATTATCTGGAAAACGCGGGCGGTGCCCCGGTGCGCTATCTGGTGATCGGCACGCGCGGGATGGCGGATGTCGTCACCTACCCGGATCACGACCGTATCGTGCGGCTGACCCGCGACCCGGAGACTCAGGACATCGTCTCGCGCGAGATTACCACCTTCGACGGCACCCCGGCGGGCTCGCCCTACGATCCCGAGTGA
- a CDS encoding YigZ family protein gives MRIIENIISDRGSKYAVSGAPCGSEEGAKALIKELCRKKKFAKATHNSWGLLTADGPVKNDDGESGAGMVILRMLEREDLRDHLVVVTRWYGGKHLGGDRFRHVQEAVRIYLEDLPESER, from the coding sequence ATGCGGATCATCGAGAACATCATCAGCGACCGGGGCTCGAAATACGCGGTCTCCGGGGCGCCCTGCGGCAGCGAAGAGGGTGCGAAGGCGCTGATCAAGGAGCTGTGCCGGAAGAAGAAATTCGCCAAGGCCACGCATAACAGCTGGGGTCTGTTAACGGCGGACGGTCCGGTCAAGAATGACGACGGCGAAAGCGGCGCGGGCATGGTGATCCTGCGGATGCTGGAGCGCGAGGACCTGCGCGATCATCTCGTCGTGGTGACCCGCTGGTATGGCGGCAAGCATCTGGGCGGCGACCGCTTCCGCCATGTGCAGGAGGCGGTGCGGATCTATCTGGAGGATCTTCCCGAAAGCGAGCGCTAA
- a CDS encoding OmpA family protein — MTNITRRLAEASLLLCLAVPAQALELSLPPGTRLMAETVTDPGSYAVPLGPWREETGVPVTRAEGRVARQAWRIDASDLTSLQILAPLREQVTKAGYEILFDCASARCGGFDFRFGTEVMPAPEMYVDLTSFRFLAARGPEGDYLTLLVSRSNAAGYVQIIRAGAALPEDTAATPVAAPAAVDPADLGARLEAQGHVVLRDLRFESGASTLGGAEVASLDALAQYLRENPSRRILFVGHTDAVGSLEANTALSRLRAAEAVSYLRNKGVPAGQIGSDGVGYLAPVATNLTQDGREANRRVEAVLISTE; from the coding sequence ATGACGAATATCACGCGCAGGCTCGCTGAGGCGTCGCTGCTGCTCTGCCTCGCGGTCCCCGCCCAGGCGCTGGAGCTGTCGTTGCCGCCGGGCACGCGGCTGATGGCCGAGACAGTGACCGATCCGGGCAGCTATGCGGTGCCGCTGGGGCCGTGGCGGGAGGAGACCGGCGTGCCGGTCACCCGCGCCGAGGGCCGCGTCGCGCGGCAGGCCTGGCGCATCGACGCCTCCGACCTCACCAGCTTGCAGATCCTCGCGCCGCTGCGCGAACAGGTCACGAAGGCGGGCTACGAGATCCTGTTCGACTGCGCCTCGGCGCGCTGCGGCGGGTTCGATTTCCGCTTCGGCACCGAGGTGATGCCGGCGCCCGAGATGTATGTTGACCTGACCTCCTTCCGTTTTCTCGCGGCGCGCGGGCCGGAGGGCGATTACCTGACGCTGCTGGTCAGCCGCTCGAACGCCGCCGGCTATGTGCAAATCATTCGCGCGGGCGCAGCGCTGCCGGAGGACACCGCCGCCACGCCGGTCGCGGCGCCGGCCGCCGTGGATCCCGCCGATCTCGGCGCACGGCTGGAGGCGCAGGGCCATGTCGTCCTGCGCGATCTGCGCTTCGAAAGCGGCGCCTCGACTTTGGGCGGCGCGGAGGTGGCCTCGCTCGACGCGCTGGCGCAGTATCTGAGGGAAAACCCCTCGCGCCGCATCCTCTTTGTCGGCCATACCGATGCGGTAGGCTCGCTCGAGGCCAATACCGCATTGTCGCGCCTGCGCGCCGCCGAGGCGGTCTCGTATCTGCGGAACAAGGGCGTTCCGGCGGGCCAGATTGGATCGGACGGGGTGGGCTATCTCGCGCCGGTGGCGACCAATCTCACGCAAGACGGGCGGGAGGCGAACCGTCGGGTGGAGGCTGTGCTGATCTCGACGGAATGA
- a CDS encoding peroxidase-related enzyme (This protein belongs to a clade of uncharacterized proteins related to peroxidases such as the alkylhydroperoxidase AhpD.), translated as MTKDLPTALNLPMVEPLPPETQKYFDICDEKLGMVPNVLKAHAFDIAKLNAFTGLYNELMLAESGLSKLEREMIAVVVSSINKCFYCLTAHGAAVRELSGDPKLGEMLVMNWRVADLPYRQRAMLSFAEKMTKSSAEIAEYDREALRDAGFSERDIWDIANVAAFFNMTNRVASATDMRPNDEYHAQAR; from the coding sequence ATGACCAAGGATCTGCCCACCGCGCTCAACCTGCCCATGGTGGAGCCGTTGCCGCCCGAGACGCAGAAATATTTCGACATCTGCGACGAAAAGCTGGGAATGGTGCCGAACGTGCTCAAGGCGCATGCCTTCGACATCGCCAAGCTCAACGCCTTTACCGGACTCTATAACGAGCTGATGCTGGCGGAGTCGGGGCTGAGCAAGCTGGAACGCGAGATGATCGCGGTGGTGGTGTCCTCGATCAACAAGTGCTTTTACTGCCTGACCGCCCATGGCGCCGCCGTGCGCGAGCTCTCGGGCGATCCGAAGCTCGGCGAGATGCTGGTGATGAACTGGCGCGTCGCCGACCTGCCCTATCGCCAGCGCGCCATGCTGAGCTTTGCCGAGAAGATGACCAAATCCAGCGCCGAGATTGCGGAATACGACCGCGAGGCGCTGCGCGACGCGGGGTTTTCGGAACGCGATATCTGGGACATCGCCAATGTCGCGGCCTTCTTCAACATGACCAACCGGGTGGCCAGCGCCACCGATATGCGGCCGAATGACGAATATCACGCGCAGGCTCGCTGA
- a CDS encoding GNAT family N-acetyltransferase, which translates to MTPGLPELYAVIDGTWPAARRIDAGPWCLREGNGGGKRVSCASAERDWTTDDLPAAEKAMQMMGQESLFMIRDGEDRLDAALAGTGYDRIDPVNLWRIPVSGLTDHKLPRVTAFAVWEPLAIMREIWEEAGIGEARQRVMERVKGPKTGIFGRESDHPAGTGFCAIHDGIAMVHALEIRAPHRGRGLGKWMMRCAGFWAQEQGAEWMSVLCLQDNAPANGLYASLGFTLVGQYHYRIKPEGLT; encoded by the coding sequence ATGACCCCAGGCCTGCCCGAGCTCTACGCCGTCATCGACGGCACATGGCCCGCCGCGCGCCGCATCGACGCCGGCCCCTGGTGCCTGCGCGAGGGCAATGGCGGCGGCAAGCGCGTCTCCTGCGCCAGCGCCGAACGCGACTGGACGACGGACGATCTGCCCGCCGCCGAAAAGGCCATGCAGATGATGGGGCAGGAGTCGCTCTTCATGATCCGCGACGGCGAGGACCGGCTCGACGCGGCGCTGGCGGGCACGGGCTATGACAGGATCGACCCGGTCAATCTCTGGCGCATCCCCGTCAGCGGGCTGACCGACCACAAGCTGCCGCGGGTGACCGCCTTTGCGGTCTGGGAGCCGCTGGCGATCATGCGCGAGATCTGGGAAGAAGCCGGCATCGGCGAGGCCCGCCAGCGCGTGATGGAACGGGTGAAAGGCCCCAAGACCGGGATCTTCGGGCGCGAATCCGACCACCCGGCGGGCACCGGCTTTTGCGCCATCCATGACGGCATCGCCATGGTGCATGCGCTGGAGATCCGCGCGCCGCATCGTGGCCGGGGGCTCGGCAAGTGGATGATGCGCTGCGCCGGGTTCTGGGCGCAGGAGCAGGGGGCGGAGTGGATGTCGGTGCTCTGCCTTCAGGACAACGCCCCGGCCAACGGTCTCTACGCTTCCCTTGGGTTCACGCTCGTGGGACAGTACCACTATCGTATCAAACCCGAAGGCCTGACATGA
- a CDS encoding competence/damage-inducible protein A: MTNPTAAMIVIGDEILSGRTRDSNMHHLARALTKVGIDLGEVRVISDDREAIVGAVTALSAAYTHVFTSGGIGPTHDDITADCVAAAFGAAIDVRDDARALLQAHYDRQGVEFNDARKRMARIPDGATLIENPVSIAPGFTMKNVHVMAGVPAVFEAMVASILPTLTGGAPLLSQNLRVERGEGEIAGPLAELAGEFSDLSIGSYPYQRNGVYGANIVIRGQDGARVDAAMTRLCEMFPG, translated from the coding sequence ATGACCAATCCCACCGCCGCGATGATCGTGATCGGCGACGAAATCCTCTCGGGGCGCACCCGCGACTCCAACATGCATCACCTCGCGCGCGCGCTGACCAAGGTGGGGATCGATCTGGGCGAGGTGCGCGTGATCTCCGACGACCGCGAGGCCATCGTCGGCGCGGTCACTGCGCTCAGCGCGGCCTATACCCATGTCTTCACCTCCGGCGGCATCGGCCCGACCCATGACGATATAACCGCCGATTGCGTCGCCGCCGCCTTTGGCGCTGCTATCGACGTGCGCGACGACGCACGGGCGCTGCTTCAGGCGCATTACGACCGTCAGGGCGTGGAGTTCAACGACGCCCGCAAGCGCATGGCGCGCATCCCCGACGGCGCCACGCTGATCGAGAATCCGGTCTCCATCGCGCCCGGTTTCACCATGAAGAACGTGCATGTGATGGCCGGCGTGCCGGCGGTGTTCGAGGCGATGGTCGCCAGCATCCTGCCCACGCTCACCGGCGGTGCGCCGCTCTTGTCGCAGAACCTGCGGGTCGAGCGCGGCGAGGGCGAGATCGCCGGGCCGCTGGCAGAGCTCGCGGGCGAGTTCAGCGATCTCTCCATCGGCTCCTACCCCTATCAGCGCAACGGCGTCTATGGCGCCAATATCGTCATTCGCGGCCAGGACGGCGCGCGGGTCGACGCGGCGATGACGCGGCTTTGCGAGATGTTCCCCGGATGA
- the sfsA gene encoding DNA/RNA nuclease SfsA codes for MRFQTPLIPATLLRRYKRFLADARLADGREITAHVANPGSMLGLKDPGLKIWLEPNDDPKRKLKYAWRLVEHDTGAFTGVDTGVPNRMLRSALEAGAVPGLEGYDSLRPEVKYGEKSRIDFLLSGEGRPDAYVEVKSVTLSRQPGLAEFPDSVTARGAKHLAELSAMVRAGHRAVMLYLVQRTDCSEVTLAADLDPAYARAFAAAMDAGVEVLAFGCAISPEGVTLGGALPFRAP; via the coding sequence ATGCGCTTTCAAACCCCTCTGATCCCTGCCACGCTGCTCCGCCGCTACAAGCGCTTCCTCGCCGATGCACGGCTGGCGGACGGGCGCGAGATCACCGCGCATGTGGCCAACCCCGGCAGTATGCTGGGGCTGAAGGATCCGGGGCTGAAGATCTGGCTCGAGCCCAATGACGACCCCAAGCGCAAGCTGAAATACGCCTGGCGGCTGGTCGAGCATGATACGGGCGCCTTTACCGGGGTCGATACCGGCGTGCCCAACCGCATGCTGCGCAGCGCGCTGGAGGCGGGCGCGGTGCCGGGGCTGGAGGGCTATGACAGCCTGCGCCCCGAGGTGAAATACGGCGAGAAGAGCCGCATCGACTTCCTGCTTTCGGGCGAGGGCCGGCCAGATGCGTATGTCGAGGTGAAATCGGTGACCTTATCGCGTCAGCCGGGGCTGGCGGAATTTCCCGACAGCGTGACCGCGCGCGGCGCGAAACATCTGGCCGAGCTCTCGGCCATGGTGCGCGCCGGCCACCGCGCGGTGATGCTCTATCTGGTGCAGCGCACCGATTGCTCCGAGGTGACGCTGGCCGCCGATCTCGACCCGGCCTATGCGCGCGCCTTCGCTGCCGCCATGGATGCGGGCGTCGAGGTGCTGGCCTTCGGTTGCGCGATCTCTCCCGAGGGTGTCACGCTCGGGGGCGCCCTGCCGTTCCGCGCCCCCTGA
- a CDS encoding mechanosensitive ion channel family protein codes for METLRNLLDMQIYDGKSVSDLLTLEFLAQLLGNVVAAVLLLIIGFFLAGWVKRRIVAIAKRSARLDETLFHFLGNLARYTVLLFTALFVLNSFGVQTTSIVAAIGAAGLAIGLALQGTLSNLAAGVMIVIFRPIKMGDFIEVAGEMGTVKDITLNTIELASLGNTQIIIPNSQVWGNVIENFSVYKTRRAEWTFGVGYGANLKQAEEVIRDTILADPRAKTDPEPFFQVTNLGDSSVDFLVRVWVDSADFFQFQADMTRNVKEALDAAGVPIPFPTRTLMVEKGSAVESA; via the coding sequence ATGGAAACGCTGCGCAATCTTCTGGACATGCAAATCTACGACGGAAAATCGGTGTCGGACCTGCTGACGCTGGAATTCCTCGCCCAGCTTCTGGGCAATGTGGTCGCCGCCGTATTGCTGCTGATCATCGGCTTTTTCCTCGCCGGCTGGGTCAAGCGGCGCATCGTCGCCATTGCCAAGCGCAGCGCCAGGCTGGACGAGACGCTGTTTCACTTCCTCGGCAATCTGGCGCGCTACACGGTGCTGCTCTTTACCGCGCTCTTCGTGCTGAACAGTTTCGGCGTGCAGACCACCTCCATCGTTGCCGCCATCGGTGCCGCCGGCCTCGCCATCGGCCTCGCCTTGCAGGGCACGTTGTCGAACCTCGCCGCCGGCGTGATGATCGTGATCTTCCGCCCGATCAAGATGGGCGATTTCATCGAGGTCGCGGGCGAGATGGGCACCGTCAAGGACATCACGCTCAATACGATCGAGCTCGCCTCGCTGGGCAATACACAGATCATCATTCCCAATTCGCAGGTCTGGGGCAATGTGATCGAGAATTTCTCGGTCTACAAAACCCGCCGTGCCGAATGGACGTTCGGCGTGGGGTACGGCGCCAATCTGAAACAGGCCGAAGAGGTCATCCGCGACACGATCCTCGCCGATCCGCGCGCCAAGACCGATCCCGAACCGTTCTTCCAGGTCACCAATCTGGGCGACAGCTCGGTCGATTTCCTGGTGCGGGTCTGGGTGGACAGCGCCGATTTCTTCCAGTTCCAGGCGGATATGACCCGCAACGTAAAAGAAGCGCTGGATGCTGCCGGCGTGCCGATCCCGTTCCCGACGCGCACGCTCATGGTCGAGAAGGGCAGCGCCGTCGAAAGCGCGTAA
- the map gene encoding type I methionyl aminopeptidase: MRHDTGGRLTRDGIRIYDTADFAGMHKAGAVAARILDEVAPHVYPGQTTAGLEAFIRAAVEESGATSATIGYKGYQHASCISVNHVVCHGIPGNKIPKWKNDTHARSDDSLIDGDILNIDVTVIVDGWFGDTSRMYVAGEPKPYAQRLMQVTHDALMIGIETVKPGNTFGDIGHAIQSYVEGHRMSVVRDFCGHGLGRVFHAPPNVLHYGRAGSGPRLEEGMFFTIEPMVNLGRPETKVLKDEWTAITRDKSLSAQFEHSVGVTADGVEIFTLSPAGKFHPTWES; this comes from the coding sequence TTGAGACATGACACCGGCGGCCGCCTCACCCGGGACGGTATCCGCATCTACGACACCGCCGATTTCGCCGGCATGCACAAGGCCGGCGCTGTTGCCGCGCGCATCCTCGACGAGGTGGCGCCGCATGTCTATCCCGGCCAGACCACCGCCGGGCTGGAGGCGTTCATCCGTGCCGCGGTCGAAGAGTCGGGGGCGACCTCGGCCACGATCGGCTACAAGGGCTATCAGCACGCCAGCTGCATTTCGGTGAACCACGTGGTCTGCCACGGCATTCCGGGCAACAAGATCCCGAAATGGAAGAACGACACCCATGCACGCAGTGACGACAGCCTGATCGACGGCGATATCCTGAATATCGACGTGACGGTTATCGTCGACGGCTGGTTCGGCGATACCAGCCGCATGTATGTGGCGGGCGAGCCGAAACCCTATGCGCAGCGGCTGATGCAGGTCACCCATGATGCGCTGATGATCGGCATCGAGACGGTGAAGCCGGGCAATACCTTCGGCGATATCGGTCATGCGATCCAGAGCTATGTGGAAGGCCACCGCATGTCGGTGGTGCGCGATTTCTGCGGTCACGGGCTGGGGCGCGTGTTCCACGCGCCGCCAAACGTGCTGCATTACGGTCGTGCCGGCAGCGGGCCGCGGCTCGAGGAAGGCATGTTCTTCACCATCGAGCCGATGGTGAACTTGGGCCGGCCCGAAACAAAGGTGCTGAAGGACGAGTGGACGGCGATCACCCGCGACAAGTCGCTCTCGGCACAGTTCGAGCATTCGGTCGGCGTGACCGCGGACGGGGTGGAGATCTTTACCCTGTCGCCGGCGGGCAAGTTTCACCCGACCTGGGAAAGCTGA
- a CDS encoding MBL fold metallo-hydrolase: MTLFRPSRRDILAMAASAPALTLPAMGRAELGAPAMANPSHFAFTLGEAKLTVISDGSLQLAANGLGVNADPEEVKTFLESYYLSTETNYSHTNHLLVELGAAKVLVDVGSGNRFLDTAGQLMRNLDAAGVDPATITHVVITHAHPDHIWGIRDDFDEAILPDAAYFIGRAERDFWMQDGLASSVPAEMQQFVVGAQNSIAVDGAEWELLSDGQEVAPGIRVIDTPGHTPGHMSVIVESGGQQLLATGDAMSHIYTNFAHPGWYNNFDMDGDVTVATRRRLLDMAVADRMAVLGYHFPFPGVGHVMKDGEAYRFVPALWKWD; the protein is encoded by the coding sequence ATGACACTCTTCAGGCCCTCGCGCCGCGACATCCTTGCCATGGCCGCAAGCGCGCCTGCGCTGACGCTGCCCGCCATGGGCCGCGCCGAACTGGGCGCGCCGGCAATGGCCAACCCGTCGCATTTCGCCTTCACGCTGGGCGAGGCGAAACTCACGGTGATTTCCGACGGCTCGCTGCAACTCGCCGCGAACGGGCTGGGGGTGAATGCCGATCCGGAGGAGGTGAAGACGTTTCTCGAGAGCTATTACCTCTCGACCGAGACCAATTACTCCCACACCAACCACCTGCTGGTGGAGCTGGGCGCGGCGAAGGTTCTGGTCGATGTCGGCTCGGGCAACCGGTTTCTGGATACCGCCGGGCAGCTGATGCGCAATCTCGACGCGGCGGGGGTGGATCCGGCCACGATCACCCATGTGGTGATCACCCACGCCCATCCCGATCATATCTGGGGCATCCGCGACGATTTCGACGAGGCGATCCTGCCGGACGCGGCCTATTTCATCGGCCGGGCGGAGCGCGATTTCTGGATGCAGGACGGGCTGGCAAGCTCGGTCCCGGCGGAGATGCAGCAATTCGTGGTGGGGGCGCAGAACTCCATCGCGGTGGATGGCGCCGAGTGGGAATTGCTTTCGGACGGGCAGGAGGTGGCGCCGGGGATCCGGGTGATCGACACGCCGGGCCATACGCCCGGGCATATGAGCGTGATCGTGGAGTCAGGCGGGCAGCAGCTGCTCGCCACCGGCGATGCGATGAGCCATATCTACACGAATTTCGCCCATCCCGGCTGGTACAACAACTTCGATATGGATGGCGACGTGACGGTGGCGACGCGCAGGCGGCTGCTCGATATGGCGGTGGCCGACCGGATGGCGGTGCTGGGCTATCACTTCCCGTTTCCGGGCGTGGGCCATGTGATGAAGGATGGCGAGGCCTATCGCTTCGTACCGGCGCTCTGGAAGTGGGACTGA
- the rsmD gene encoding 16S rRNA (guanine(966)-N(2))-methyltransferase RsmD has protein sequence MRIIAGDWRGRALTAVGKGDPRAHLRPTTDRVRESLFNMLAGGRFGEPFGGAHVLDLFAGTGALGLEALSRGAADCVFVDDGRRAQTLLRDNIRLLGCNDRARVIARDATRLPPAETACDLVFLDPPYGKSLGAAALGTARAGGWIAPEALVVWEENAPQLAPEGFSLLDSRRYGDTHVTVLRAD, from the coding sequence GTGAGGATCATTGCCGGAGACTGGCGCGGACGGGCGCTGACCGCGGTCGGCAAGGGCGATCCCCGCGCGCATCTGCGCCCGACCACCGACCGGGTGCGCGAAAGCCTGTTCAACATGCTGGCGGGCGGGCGGTTCGGCGAGCCTTTCGGCGGCGCGCATGTGCTCGATCTCTTTGCCGGCACCGGCGCGCTGGGGCTTGAGGCACTGTCGCGTGGCGCGGCGGATTGCGTCTTTGTCGATGACGGGCGCCGGGCGCAGACGCTGCTGCGCGACAATATCCGCCTGCTGGGCTGCAACGACCGGGCGCGGGTGATCGCGCGCGACGCCACACGCCTGCCGCCGGCGGAAACCGCCTGCGATCTGGTGTTTCTGGACCCGCCCTATGGCAAGTCGCTGGGCGCCGCCGCTCTGGGCACCGCGCGAGCCGGCGGGTGGATCGCGCCGGAGGCGCTGGTGGTCTGGGAAGAGAACGCGCCGCAGCTGGCGCCGGAGGGATTTTCCCTGCTCGACAGCCGCCGCTATGGCGACACCCATGTGACGGTACTGCGCGCCGACTGA